A genomic stretch from Arthrobacter sp. KBS0702 includes:
- a CDS encoding DUF4870 domain-containing protein: MAEDAREHTDHQAGHGESQYHGVPANALPLTASEDRQWATLAHFGGILGCIPSLLIYLIFKDRGPFTAQESKEALNFTLPPTIAAVLANLLVFVPVVGNLFAVLATAIWLALACFSVAAGIHVNRGQPHRYEYNLRWIK, encoded by the coding sequence GTGGCAGAAGATGCACGCGAACACACGGACCACCAGGCAGGCCATGGCGAGTCGCAGTACCACGGCGTGCCCGCTAATGCCCTCCCGCTGACCGCGAGCGAGGACCGGCAGTGGGCCACCCTGGCGCACTTTGGCGGCATTCTGGGCTGCATCCCTTCGCTGCTGATCTACCTGATCTTCAAGGACCGCGGCCCGTTCACGGCGCAGGAGTCCAAGGAAGCCCTGAACTTCACGCTGCCGCCCACGATTGCCGCGGTGCTCGCCAATCTCCTGGTCTTCGTCCCGGTGGTCGGCAACCTGTTCGCGGTGCTGGCCACGGCCATCTGGCTTGCCCTCGCCTGCTTCTCCGTTGCCGCCGGCATCCACGTCAACCGCGGCCAGCCGCACCGTTACGAGTACAACCTCCGCTGGATCAAGTAG
- a CDS encoding DUF3097 domain-containing protein, which produces MTYQNWGPQDLSAPAKAQLPEIPVERGMVLEDVQSGWVGAVTRVEKSGGMHVVALEDRRGKSRSFRLGFGFLLEGQPIRLVPPAPRAAAAGAGTGARTASGSVRVAGQRAQVAKASRIWVEGKHDAELVEKVWGDDLRVEGIVVEPLHGIDDLAAAVKEFGPGPGRRLGVLVDHLVPDSKESRIADAVMASPGAAGNVLIVGHPYVDVWQAIRPAVLGIERWPVIPRGMDWKTGILTAFGWPHSTKEDIGLGWQKLLGAVRSYADLEPSLLGRVEEVIDFLTVP; this is translated from the coding sequence ATGACGTACCAGAATTGGGGCCCGCAGGATCTGTCCGCCCCCGCCAAGGCCCAACTGCCGGAAATTCCGGTGGAACGCGGCATGGTGCTGGAGGATGTGCAGTCCGGCTGGGTCGGCGCCGTGACCCGGGTGGAGAAGTCCGGCGGCATGCACGTGGTGGCCCTCGAGGACCGGCGCGGCAAGTCCCGCTCGTTCCGGCTGGGCTTCGGCTTCCTGCTGGAAGGACAGCCCATCCGCCTGGTGCCGCCCGCCCCTCGGGCCGCCGCTGCGGGCGCCGGGACCGGGGCCCGCACGGCCTCGGGTTCGGTCCGGGTGGCCGGCCAGCGCGCCCAGGTCGCCAAGGCGAGCCGGATCTGGGTGGAAGGCAAGCACGACGCCGAACTCGTGGAGAAGGTCTGGGGTGATGACCTGCGGGTCGAGGGCATCGTCGTCGAGCCGTTGCATGGCATCGACGACCTCGCGGCGGCCGTGAAGGAGTTCGGGCCGGGCCCGGGCCGCCGTCTTGGTGTGCTGGTTGACCACCTCGTGCCGGATTCCAAGGAGTCCCGGATCGCCGACGCCGTCATGGCCTCCCCCGGAGCCGCCGGCAACGTGCTGATCGTGGGGCACCCCTACGTGGACGTGTGGCAGGCCATCCGCCCGGCCGTGCTGGGCATTGAGCGCTGGCCGGTGATTCCGCGGGGGATGGACTGGAAGACCGGGATCCTGACGGCCTTCGGCTGGCCGCACAGCACCAAGGAGGACATTGGCCTGGGCTGGCAGAAACTCCTCGGCGCGGTGCGCAGCTACGCGGACCTGGAACCGTCGCTGCTGGGCCGGGTGGAAGAGGTCATCGACTTCCTCACGGTGCCGTAG
- the hrcA gene encoding heat-inducible transcriptional repressor HrcA: MSEPRKLEVLRAIVEDYVHSREPVGSKALVERHHLGVSSATIRNDMAALEDEGLITAPHTSAGRIPTDKGYRLFVDQISAVKPLSLAERRAIQALLEGSDDLDDVLDRTVRLLSQLTNQVAVVQYPLLSRARVRHIEFVLLAPRKVLTVLIADTGKVEQRVIDVGQELGDDALAELRTLFLARLSGTPLSLLPQSLQSVADGCPPARRGAAQALARGLESLAASSREERMVMAGTANLARSNVDFPLSIGPVLEALEEQVVMLRLLSDMAEDPRGVTVSIGRENPYDGLSEASVVATGYGPDATAKVGVLGPTRMDYPTTMAAVRAVARYLSRILGP, encoded by the coding sequence GTGAGCGAGCCACGCAAACTTGAAGTGCTGCGCGCCATCGTGGAGGACTACGTCCATTCCCGGGAACCGGTGGGGTCCAAGGCCCTGGTGGAGCGGCACCATCTTGGGGTCTCCAGCGCCACGATCCGCAATGACATGGCAGCCCTGGAGGACGAGGGCCTGATCACGGCGCCGCACACCAGCGCCGGGCGGATCCCCACCGACAAGGGCTATCGCCTGTTCGTGGACCAGATTTCGGCCGTCAAACCCCTGTCATTGGCGGAACGGCGCGCCATCCAAGCCCTGCTCGAGGGCTCCGACGACCTCGACGACGTGCTGGACCGGACGGTGCGGCTGCTCTCGCAGCTGACCAACCAGGTCGCCGTCGTGCAGTATCCCCTCTTGAGCAGGGCGAGGGTCCGGCACATCGAATTCGTGCTGCTCGCACCGCGCAAGGTGCTGACCGTGCTGATCGCAGACACCGGCAAGGTGGAACAGCGGGTGATCGACGTCGGACAGGAACTCGGCGACGATGCCCTCGCAGAACTGCGCACCCTGTTCCTGGCCCGGCTTTCGGGGACCCCGTTGAGCCTGCTGCCGCAGTCGCTGCAGTCCGTCGCGGACGGCTGTCCGCCGGCCCGGCGCGGCGCCGCGCAGGCCCTCGCGCGGGGGCTCGAGTCGCTGGCGGCGAGCAGCCGGGAGGAACGGATGGTCATGGCCGGGACGGCCAACCTGGCCCGGTCCAACGTGGACTTCCCGCTCAGCATCGGCCCGGTGCTCGAGGCGCTCGAGGAGCAGGTGGTGATGCTGCGCCTGCTCAGCGACATGGCGGAGGACCCCCGCGGCGTCACCGTCAGCATCGGCCGGGAGAACCCCTACGACGGTCTTTCCGAGGCCTCGGTGGTGGCCACCGGCTACGGCCCGGATGCCACCGCCAAGGTCGGCGTGCTCGGACCCACCCGGATGGACTATCCCACCACCATGGCCGCCGTCCGTGCGGTGGCCCGTTACCTTTCGAGGATCCTCGGGCCCTGA